One Setaria italica strain Yugu1 chromosome I, Setaria_italica_v2.0, whole genome shotgun sequence DNA window includes the following coding sequences:
- the LOC101762329 gene encoding uncharacterized protein At5g41620 isoform X1: MEPPAPAAEPVAAEEPVLPGARGAAAAAAAQQQQQQPGSSGGSGSAGREPVPLRLRLGRARRRAGPGTPTPSWKMEDEGAREGPGAATAAVARRSSASASARQLGASLWEIHDVARVGRRTRPRGGRGIAAGREGGGIVGGAELDQPQSSGGIGRRFADPSMKHHKLHQERSHRIQPFSPASFTSSVGESNVNNTISPTRSLDIMGRSVRAGYGLQTSTELLKVLNRIWSLEEQHTANLSVVNGLKLELQQAQTHIQELMQERRRYRHEVSSLMRQLSENKLVRKSKDHGKIDTVVHSLQGELEDERRQRRHSEDLHRKLGKELSQIKSAFLKAVKDLEKEKKGNRLLEDLCDQFAMGIRNYEEELRVVKQRNAKNYELNFDKSVLHISEAWLDERMQMRSIAVKEDLAHGTTITERLSSEIEAFILSKRAGSSKNNEKHMNDSTRLRRQSLESVHLNGATSAPQLAEDDDDSVASDLHCFELNMHEHTGPRRSDTGGIDVPKRRSEHPHGMAAEGSHMSSMPVYSQKDKIPEINSQSNARITPTEEQNGTTSAQITRGSYNGSLKNNQDAHHVDCLGQESFDHFSRTSLFCEGTTSGDLGNLGSPTRQLKYQSTSLDPEIVECSPEQPVGVMENTLKAKLLQARLEGRHARMKASCGSSTSRRK, translated from the exons ATGGAACCGCCCGCCCCCGCAGCCGAGCCTGTCGCCGCGGAGGAGCCGGTTCTTCCTGGGGCCagaggcgccgcggcggcggcggcggcgcagcagcagcagcagcagccggggTCCTCCGGGGGGTCTGGGAGCGCCGGCCGGGAGCCGGTGCCGCTGCGCCTGCGACTCGGGAGGGCCAGGCGCCGGGCGGGGCCCGGCACGCCGACGCCCTCGTGGAAGATGGAGGACGAGGGAGCCCGGGAGGGGCCGGGcgctgcgacggcggcggtagcgaggaggagctcggcgtCGGCTTCGGCGCGGCAGCTGGGCGCCAGCCTCTGGGAGATCCACGACGTCGCGCGGGTGGGCCGCCGGACCAGGCCGCGGGGCGGGAGGGGCATCGCCGCCGGTCGGGAGGGCGGGGGCATCGTCGGCGGCGCGGAATTGGATCAG CCGCAGAGTTCAGGTGGCATTGGTAGGCGCTTTGCAGATCCATCAATGAAACACCATAAGTTGCATCAAGAAAGGAGCCACAGGATACAACCCTTTTCTCCTGCAAGTTTTACCAGCTCAGTTGGG GAATCCAATGTAAATAATACTATTAGTCCAACTCGTTCTCTGGATATCATGGGTAGATCTGTGAGGGCAGGTTATGGCCTTCAAACATCGACAGAACTATTGAAGGTTCTAAATCGAATTTGGAGCCTGGAAGAGCAGCACACTGCTAATTTGTCAGTGGTTAATGGATTGAAATTGGAGTTACAGCAGGCTCAGACGCATATTCAAGAACTCATGCAAGAGAGACGGCGGTACCGACACGAAGTTTCGTCACTAATGAGGCAACTATCCGAGAACAAACTTGTTAGAAAAAGCAAGGACCATGGGAAGATTGACACAGTTGTGCATTCTCTGCAAGGTGAACTAGAGGATGAGAGACGTCAAAGGAGACATTCCGAGGACCTCCACAGGAAGTTAGGCAAGGAGTTATCTCAAATAAAATCAGCATTTCTCAAGGCAGTCAAGgaccttgagaaggagaagaaaggaaatcgCCTCTTAGAAGACCTTTGTGATCAGTTCGCAATGGGCATTAGAAACTATGAAGAGGAACTCAGGGTGGTAAAGCAAAGAAATGCCAAGAACTATGAGCTCAACTTTGATAAATCAGTGCTCCATATTTCAGAAGCATGGCTTGATGAGCGAATGCAAATGCGGAGTATTGCTGTCAAGGAGGACTTGGCTCATGGAACCACAATAACAGAGAGGCTCAGCAGTGAAATAGAGGCTTTTATCCTTTCCAAAAGAGCAGGTAGCTCTAAGAATAATGAAAAACACATGAATGATAGTACTAGACTGCGTCGGCAATCCCTAGAGTCTGTTCATTTGAATGGAGCCACCAGTGCTCCTCAGCTTGCTGAAGATGACGATGATTCTGTTGCTAGTGATTTGCATTGCTTTGAATTGAACATGCATGAACATACGGGGCCTCGCAGAAGTGACACAGGCGGCATAGACGTACCAAAGAGAAGATCAGAGCATCCTCATGGTATGGCTGCTGAAGGTTCACACATGTCCAGTATGCCAGTTTATTCACAGAAAGATAAAATACCAGAAATCAACTCACAAAGCAATGCCAGGATTACTCCCACAGAAGAGCAGAATGGAACCACAAGCGCCCAAATTACTCGAGGATCTTACAATGGGTCATTGAAGAACAACCAGGATGCTCATCATGTTGATTGCCTGGGGCAGGAATCTTTTGATCATTTCTCCCGGACAAGTCTCTTTTGTGAAGGCACTACTTCAGGGGATTTAGGTAATCTCGGCAGCCCAACACGGCAGCTGAAATACCAATCCACATCTTTGGACCCTGAGATAGTGGAATGCTCACCTGAACAGCCAGTAGGTGTGATGGAGAACACCCTGAAGGCAAAATTACTGCAAGCAAGGCTAGAGGGGCGACATGCCCGAATGAAGGCATCATGTGGTTCCTCAACAAGCAGGAGGAAATGA
- the LOC101762329 gene encoding uncharacterized protein At5g41620 isoform X2 yields MEPPAPAAEPVAAEEPVLPGARGAAAAAAAQQQQQQPGSSGGSGSAGREPVPLRLRLGRARRRAGPGTPTPSWKMEDEGAREGPGAATAAVARRSSASASARQLGASLWEIHDVARVGRRTRPRGGRGIAAGREGGGIVGGAELDQPQSSGGIGRRFADPSMKHHKLHQERSHRIQPFSPASFTSSVGESNVNNTISPTRSLDIMGRSVRAGYGLQTSTELLKVLNRIWSLEEQHTANLSVVNGLKLELQQAQTHIQELMQERRRYRHEVSSLMRQLSENKLVRKSKDHGKIDTVVHSLQGELEDERRQRRHSEDLHRKLGKELSQIKSAFLKAVKDLEKEKKGNRLLEDLCDQFAMGIRNYEEELRVVKQRNAKNYELNFDKSVLHISEAWLDERMQMRSIAVKEDLAHGTTITERLSSEIEAFILSKRAGSSKNNEKHMNDSTRLRRQSLESVHLNGATSAPQLAEDDDDSVASDLHCFELNMHEHTGPRRSDTGGIDVPKRRSEHPHGMAAEGSHMSSMPVYSQKDKIPEINSQSNARITPTEEQNGTTSAQITRGSYNGSLKNNQDAHHVDCLGQESFDHFSRTSLFCEGTTSGDLGNLGSPTRQLKYQSTSLDPEIVECSPEQPVGVMENTLKAKLLQARLEGRHARMKASCGSSTSRRK; encoded by the exons ATGGAACCGCCCGCCCCCGCAGCCGAGCCTGTCGCCGCGGAGGAGCCGGTTCTTCCTGGGGCCagaggcgccgcggcggcggcggcggcgcagcagcagcagcagcagccggggTCCTCCGGGGGGTCTGGGAGCGCCGGCCGGGAGCCGGTGCCGCTGCGCCTGCGACTCGGGAGGGCCAGGCGCCGGGCGGGGCCCGGCACGCCGACGCCCTCGTGGAAGATGGAGGACGAGGGAGCCCGGGAGGGGCCGGGcgctgcgacggcggcggtagcgaggaggagctcggcgtCGGCTTCGGCGCGGCAGCTGGGCGCCAGCCTCTGGGAGATCCACGACGTCGCGCGGGTGGGCCGCCGGACCAGGCCGCGGGGCGGGAGGGGCATCGCCGCCGGTCGGGAGGGCGGGGGCATCGTCGGCGGCGCGGAATTGGATCAG CCGCAGAGTTCAGGTGGCATTGGTAGGCGCTTTGCAGATCCATCAATGAAACACCATAAGTTGCATCAAGAAAGGAGCCACAGGATACAACCCTTTTCTCCTGCAAGTTTTACCAGCTCAGTTGGG GAATCCAATGTAAATAATACTATTAGTCCAACTCGTTCTCTGGATATCATGGGTAGATCTGTGAGGGCAGGTTATGGCCTTCAAACATCGACAGAACTATTGAAGGTTCTAAATCGAATTTGGAGCCTGGAAGAGCAGCACACTGCTAATTTGTCAGTGGTTAATGGATTGAAATTGGAGTTACAGCAGGCTCAGACGCATATTCAAGAACTCATGCAAGAGAGACGGCGGTACCGACACGAAGTTTCGTCACTAATGAGGCAACTATCCGAGAACAAACTTGTTAGAAAAAGCAAGGACCATGGGAAGATTGACACAGTTGTGCATTCTCTGCAAGGTGAACTAGAGGATGAGAGACGTCAAAGGAGACATTCCGAGGACCTCCACAGGAAGTTAGGCAAGGAGTTATCTCAAATAAAATCAGCATTTCTCAAGGCAGTCAAGgaccttgagaaggagaagaaaggaaatcgCCTCTTAGAAGACCTTTGTGATCAGTTCGCAATGGGCATTAGAAACTATGAAGAGGAACTCAGGGTGGTAAAGCAAAGAAATGCCAAGAACTATGAGCTCAACTTTGATAAATCAGTGCTCCATATTTCAGAAGCATGGCTTGATGAGCGAATGCAAATGCGGAGTATTGCTGTCAAGGAGGACTTGGCTCATGGAACCACAATAACAGAGAGGCTCAGCAGTGAAATAGAGGCTTTTATCCTTTCCAAAAGAGCAGGTAGCTCTAAGAATAATGAAAAACACATGAATGATAGTACTAGACTGCGTCGGCAATCCCTAGAGTCTGTTCATTTGAATGGAGCCACCAGTGCTCCTCAGCTTGCTGAAGATGACGATGATTCTGTTGCTAGTGATTTGCATTGCTTTGAATTGAACATGCATGAACATACGGGGCCTCGCAGAAGTGACACAGGCGGCATAGACGTACCAAAGAGAAGATCAGAGCATCCTCATGGTATGGCTGCTGAAGGTTCACACATGTCCAGTATGCCAGTTTATTCACAGAAAGATAAAATACCAGAAATCAACTCACAAAGCAATGCCAGGATTACTCCCACAGAAGAGCAGAATGGAACCACAAGCGCCCAAATTACTCGAGGATCTTACAATGGGTCATTGAAGAACAACCAGGATGCTCATCATGTTGATTGCCTGGGGCAGGAATCTTTTGATCATTTCTCCCGGACAAGTCTCTTTTGTGAAGGCACTACTTCAGGGGATTTAGGTAATCTCGGCAGCCCAACACGGCAGCTGAAATACCAATCCACATCTTTGGACCCTGAGATAGTGGAATGCTCACCTGAACAGCCAGTAGGTGTGATGGAGAACACCCTGAAGGCAAAATTACTGCAAGCAAGGCTAGAGGGGCGACATGCCCGAATGAAG GCATCATGTGGTTCCTCAACAAGCAGGAGGAAATGA
- the LOC111257030 gene encoding glycine-rich protein 23-like: MQSARRASPVARQHNRRHEHGLPRRWWRCCCRYRGFRAPPGGGGYWRAGGGLSGSTCGGGAREGFLKGGAGLEPLVAGAGVGVGLTAAAGALGGGGLGLGGRGGLGLGGRGGFSAIVEDARGGG; encoded by the coding sequence ATGCAGAGCGCGAGGAGGGCGAGCCCCGTGGCGAGGCAGCACAACCGGCGGCACGAGCACGGGCTgccccggcggtggtggcgctgctgctgccggtaCCGCGGCTTCCGCGCGCCGCCAGGGGGAGGCGGGTActggcgcgccggcggcggcttgaGCGGGagcacctgcggcggcggcgcgagggaggGCTTCTTGAAAGGCGGCGCGGGCCTGGAGCCGTTGGTGGCGGGAGCTGGCGTGGGCGTGGGCCTCACCGCCGCGGCTGGcgccttgggcggcggcggcctcggcttGGGCGGCAGGGGCGGCTTGGGCTTGGGCGGCAGAGGCGGCTTCTCGGCCATCGTGGAggacgcgcgcggcggcggctag
- the LOC101760985 gene encoding uncharacterized protein LOC101760985: MDATVGVRAVSWNPNERVAFRYGGGEGRVALADADGDVALGWAPLAGFEHAPRTVAAVAFVATAKGVVVDEAVAARVRDRYRRRQQGFKVVVDTHVGVRVGALRTGMVPVRLLCDGGAMAPRGGSDGDVVGPMSKCQVYLFRVRWFSLN; the protein is encoded by the exons ATGGACGCCACCGTGGGCGTCCGCGCCGTGTCGTGGAACCCCAACGAGCGGGTCGCGTTCcggtacggcggcggcgagggccgcGTCGCGCTGGCCGACGCCGACGGGGACGTCGCGCTGGGCTGGGCGCCCCTCGCCGGGTTCGAGCACGCGCCGCggaccgtcgccgccgtggcgttCGTGGCGACCGCGAAGGGCGTGGTCGTCGAcgaggccgtggcggcgcgCGTGCGCGACCGGTACAGGAGGCGGCAGCAGGGGTTCAAGGTGGTGGTGGACACACacgtcggcgtccgcgtcgGGGCGCTGCGCACCGGCATGGTGCCGGTCAGGCTGCTCTGCGACGGCGGCGCGATGGCGCCGCGAGGCGGGTCCGACGGGGACGTGGTGGGGCCCATGAGCAAGTGCCAGGTGTATCTGTTCAGAGTAAGATG GTTTAGCTTGAACTGA
- the LOC101762329 gene encoding uncharacterized protein At5g41620 isoform X3 — MEPPAPAAEPVAAEEPVLPGARGAAAAAAAQQQQQQPGSSGGSGSAGREPVPLRLRLGRARRRAGPGTPTPSWKMEDEGAREGPGAATAAVARRSSASASARQLGASLWEIHDVARVGRRTRPRGGRGIAAGREGGGIVGGAELDQSSGGIGRRFADPSMKHHKLHQERSHRIQPFSPASFTSSVGESNVNNTISPTRSLDIMGRSVRAGYGLQTSTELLKVLNRIWSLEEQHTANLSVVNGLKLELQQAQTHIQELMQERRRYRHEVSSLMRQLSENKLVRKSKDHGKIDTVVHSLQGELEDERRQRRHSEDLHRKLGKELSQIKSAFLKAVKDLEKEKKGNRLLEDLCDQFAMGIRNYEEELRVVKQRNAKNYELNFDKSVLHISEAWLDERMQMRSIAVKEDLAHGTTITERLSSEIEAFILSKRAGSSKNNEKHMNDSTRLRRQSLESVHLNGATSAPQLAEDDDDSVASDLHCFELNMHEHTGPRRSDTGGIDVPKRRSEHPHGMAAEGSHMSSMPVYSQKDKIPEINSQSNARITPTEEQNGTTSAQITRGSYNGSLKNNQDAHHVDCLGQESFDHFSRTSLFCEGTTSGDLGNLGSPTRQLKYQSTSLDPEIVECSPEQPVGVMENTLKAKLLQARLEGRHARMKASCGSSTSRRK, encoded by the exons ATGGAACCGCCCGCCCCCGCAGCCGAGCCTGTCGCCGCGGAGGAGCCGGTTCTTCCTGGGGCCagaggcgccgcggcggcggcggcggcgcagcagcagcagcagcagccggggTCCTCCGGGGGGTCTGGGAGCGCCGGCCGGGAGCCGGTGCCGCTGCGCCTGCGACTCGGGAGGGCCAGGCGCCGGGCGGGGCCCGGCACGCCGACGCCCTCGTGGAAGATGGAGGACGAGGGAGCCCGGGAGGGGCCGGGcgctgcgacggcggcggtagcgaggaggagctcggcgtCGGCTTCGGCGCGGCAGCTGGGCGCCAGCCTCTGGGAGATCCACGACGTCGCGCGGGTGGGCCGCCGGACCAGGCCGCGGGGCGGGAGGGGCATCGCCGCCGGTCGGGAGGGCGGGGGCATCGTCGGCGGCGCGGAATTGGATCAG AGTTCAGGTGGCATTGGTAGGCGCTTTGCAGATCCATCAATGAAACACCATAAGTTGCATCAAGAAAGGAGCCACAGGATACAACCCTTTTCTCCTGCAAGTTTTACCAGCTCAGTTGGG GAATCCAATGTAAATAATACTATTAGTCCAACTCGTTCTCTGGATATCATGGGTAGATCTGTGAGGGCAGGTTATGGCCTTCAAACATCGACAGAACTATTGAAGGTTCTAAATCGAATTTGGAGCCTGGAAGAGCAGCACACTGCTAATTTGTCAGTGGTTAATGGATTGAAATTGGAGTTACAGCAGGCTCAGACGCATATTCAAGAACTCATGCAAGAGAGACGGCGGTACCGACACGAAGTTTCGTCACTAATGAGGCAACTATCCGAGAACAAACTTGTTAGAAAAAGCAAGGACCATGGGAAGATTGACACAGTTGTGCATTCTCTGCAAGGTGAACTAGAGGATGAGAGACGTCAAAGGAGACATTCCGAGGACCTCCACAGGAAGTTAGGCAAGGAGTTATCTCAAATAAAATCAGCATTTCTCAAGGCAGTCAAGgaccttgagaaggagaagaaaggaaatcgCCTCTTAGAAGACCTTTGTGATCAGTTCGCAATGGGCATTAGAAACTATGAAGAGGAACTCAGGGTGGTAAAGCAAAGAAATGCCAAGAACTATGAGCTCAACTTTGATAAATCAGTGCTCCATATTTCAGAAGCATGGCTTGATGAGCGAATGCAAATGCGGAGTATTGCTGTCAAGGAGGACTTGGCTCATGGAACCACAATAACAGAGAGGCTCAGCAGTGAAATAGAGGCTTTTATCCTTTCCAAAAGAGCAGGTAGCTCTAAGAATAATGAAAAACACATGAATGATAGTACTAGACTGCGTCGGCAATCCCTAGAGTCTGTTCATTTGAATGGAGCCACCAGTGCTCCTCAGCTTGCTGAAGATGACGATGATTCTGTTGCTAGTGATTTGCATTGCTTTGAATTGAACATGCATGAACATACGGGGCCTCGCAGAAGTGACACAGGCGGCATAGACGTACCAAAGAGAAGATCAGAGCATCCTCATGGTATGGCTGCTGAAGGTTCACACATGTCCAGTATGCCAGTTTATTCACAGAAAGATAAAATACCAGAAATCAACTCACAAAGCAATGCCAGGATTACTCCCACAGAAGAGCAGAATGGAACCACAAGCGCCCAAATTACTCGAGGATCTTACAATGGGTCATTGAAGAACAACCAGGATGCTCATCATGTTGATTGCCTGGGGCAGGAATCTTTTGATCATTTCTCCCGGACAAGTCTCTTTTGTGAAGGCACTACTTCAGGGGATTTAGGTAATCTCGGCAGCCCAACACGGCAGCTGAAATACCAATCCACATCTTTGGACCCTGAGATAGTGGAATGCTCACCTGAACAGCCAGTAGGTGTGATGGAGAACACCCTGAAGGCAAAATTACTGCAAGCAAGGCTAGAGGGGCGACATGCCCGAATGAAGGCATCATGTGGTTCCTCAACAAGCAGGAGGAAATGA
- the LOC101761643 gene encoding BTB/POZ domain-containing protein POB1 isoform X1 produces the protein MDPDFSPGGGGPSFEFAFNEVNFSDRELRIEVVAGDDDAPGSSGGGAGGGGLADWARHRKRRREELLKEKESTTHMSDQTNCNEVEAEECDAYEENQEEPVAMIEESPPDVGQDAGDDGPGIDSSWTVVGTPVLRVKTIYISSAILAAKSPFFFKLFSNGMKESDQRHATLRITDSEETALMELLSFMYSGKLTTTEPNLLLDILMAADKFEVVSCMRYCSQLLTSLPMTTESALLYLDLPCSISMAAAVQPLTDAAKDFLAVKYKDLTKFQDEVMNIPLAGIEAILSSNDLQVASEDTIYDFLLRWARAQYPKSEERREILSSRLLPLVRFSHMTCRKLRKVLTCTDIDHEQATKCVTEALLYKADAPHRQRALAADAVTCRKFAERAYKYRPLKVVEFDRPYPQCIAYLDLKREECSRLFPSGRIYSQAFHLAGQGFFLSAHCNMEQQSTFYCFGLFLGMQEKGSMSVTVDYEFAARTRPSGEFVSKYKGNYTFTGGKAVGYRNLFAIPWQTFMADDSLFFIDGMLHLRAELTIKQP, from the exons ATGGACCCGGACTTCTCGCCCGGTGGCGGGGGGCCCAGCTTCGAGTTCGCCTTCAACGAGGTCAACTTCTCAGACCGGGAGCTGCGGATCGAGGTCGTcgcgggggacgacgacgcgccGGGCTCCAGCGGCGGGggtgccggaggaggaggactcgCCGATTGGGCGCGCCACCGCAAGCGCCGCCGCGAGGAGCTCCTTAAGGAGAAAG AATCTACAACTCACATGTCAGACCAGACAAATTGCAATGAAGTCGAAGCAGAAGAGTGTGATGCATATGAAGAAAATCAAGAGGAACCTGTAGCAATGATAGAAGAATCTCCACCTGATGTTGGTCAAGATG CAGGTGATGATGGACCAGGTATTGATTCGTCTTGGACCGTGGTGGGTACGCCAGTTTTACGAGTAAAGACGATTTATATCAGCTCAGCGATTCTTGCTGCAAAGAGTCCTTTCTTTTTCAAG CTTTTCTCAAACGGCATGAAAGAATCTGATCAGAGACATGCAACCCTAAGAATTACTGATTCAG AGGAAACTGCCCTCATGGAGCTTTTGAGCTTTATGTATAGTGGAAAGCTGACGACTACTGAGCCCAATCTTCTTCTGGATATCCTGATGGCGGCTGACAAATTTGAGGTTGTTTCATGCATGAGGTACTGCAGCCAGTTGCTCACAAGCTTGCCTATGACTACAGAATCTGCACTACTCTACCTAGATCTCCCGTGCTCCATTTCAATGGCAGCTGCAGTTCAACCTCTGACAGATGCAgccaaggatttccttgctgtAAAATACAAGGATTTGACTAA GTTCCAAGATGAAGTGATGAACATCCCTCTTGCTGGGATCGAAGCCATCTTGTCAAGTAATGACCTTCAGGTGGCATCTGAAGATACCATCTACGACTTCTTGCTCAGATGGGCCCGTGCACAATACCCAAAATCAGAGGAGAGGCGTGAGATCTTGAGCTCTCGTCTGCTCCCTCTTGTGCGATTCAGCCACATGACCTGTAGGAAGCTGCGGAAGGTCCTAACATGCACTGATATAGACCATGAGCAAGCAACCAAGTGTGTCACCGAGGCACTTCTATACAAGGCTGATGCACCGCACCGGCAACGAGCTCTTGCAGCGGATGCAGTAACCTGTCGGAAATTTGCAGAGCGGGCTTACAAGTACAGACCTCTGAAAGTCGTTGAGTTTGATCGGCCCTACCCCCAGTGCATAGCATACTTGGATCTCAAGCGCGAGGAGTGCTCTCGACTGTTCCCTTCAGGCCGGATATACTCGCAAGCATTCCATCTCGCAGGGCAGGGCTTCTTCCTCTCAGCTCACTGTAATATGGAGCAGCAGAGCACGTTCTACTGCTTCGGCCTCTTCCTAGGGATGCAAGAGAAGGGCTCGATGAGCGTGACAGTAGACTACGAGTTTGCCGCGAGGACGAGACCCTCGGGTGAGTTCGTCAGCAAGTACAAGGGCAACTACACCTTCACCGGTGGGAAGGCGGTCGGGTACAGGAATCTCTTCGCTATCCCATGGCAGACGTTCATGGCTGATGACAGCCTCTTCTTCATCGACGGGATGCTGCATCTGAGAGCTGAGCTGACGATAAAGCAGCCCTAG
- the LOC101761643 gene encoding BTB/POZ domain-containing protein POB1 isoform X2: MDPDFSPGGGGPSFEFAFNEVNFSDRELRIEVVAGDDDAPGSSGGGAGGGGLADWARHRKRRREELLKEKESTTHMSDQTNCNEVEAEECDAYEENQEEPVAMIEESPPDVGQDGDDGPGIDSSWTVVGTPVLRVKTIYISSAILAAKSPFFFKLFSNGMKESDQRHATLRITDSEETALMELLSFMYSGKLTTTEPNLLLDILMAADKFEVVSCMRYCSQLLTSLPMTTESALLYLDLPCSISMAAAVQPLTDAAKDFLAVKYKDLTKFQDEVMNIPLAGIEAILSSNDLQVASEDTIYDFLLRWARAQYPKSEERREILSSRLLPLVRFSHMTCRKLRKVLTCTDIDHEQATKCVTEALLYKADAPHRQRALAADAVTCRKFAERAYKYRPLKVVEFDRPYPQCIAYLDLKREECSRLFPSGRIYSQAFHLAGQGFFLSAHCNMEQQSTFYCFGLFLGMQEKGSMSVTVDYEFAARTRPSGEFVSKYKGNYTFTGGKAVGYRNLFAIPWQTFMADDSLFFIDGMLHLRAELTIKQP, encoded by the exons ATGGACCCGGACTTCTCGCCCGGTGGCGGGGGGCCCAGCTTCGAGTTCGCCTTCAACGAGGTCAACTTCTCAGACCGGGAGCTGCGGATCGAGGTCGTcgcgggggacgacgacgcgccGGGCTCCAGCGGCGGGggtgccggaggaggaggactcgCCGATTGGGCGCGCCACCGCAAGCGCCGCCGCGAGGAGCTCCTTAAGGAGAAAG AATCTACAACTCACATGTCAGACCAGACAAATTGCAATGAAGTCGAAGCAGAAGAGTGTGATGCATATGAAGAAAATCAAGAGGAACCTGTAGCAATGATAGAAGAATCTCCACCTGATGTTGGTCAAGATG GTGATGATGGACCAGGTATTGATTCGTCTTGGACCGTGGTGGGTACGCCAGTTTTACGAGTAAAGACGATTTATATCAGCTCAGCGATTCTTGCTGCAAAGAGTCCTTTCTTTTTCAAG CTTTTCTCAAACGGCATGAAAGAATCTGATCAGAGACATGCAACCCTAAGAATTACTGATTCAG AGGAAACTGCCCTCATGGAGCTTTTGAGCTTTATGTATAGTGGAAAGCTGACGACTACTGAGCCCAATCTTCTTCTGGATATCCTGATGGCGGCTGACAAATTTGAGGTTGTTTCATGCATGAGGTACTGCAGCCAGTTGCTCACAAGCTTGCCTATGACTACAGAATCTGCACTACTCTACCTAGATCTCCCGTGCTCCATTTCAATGGCAGCTGCAGTTCAACCTCTGACAGATGCAgccaaggatttccttgctgtAAAATACAAGGATTTGACTAA GTTCCAAGATGAAGTGATGAACATCCCTCTTGCTGGGATCGAAGCCATCTTGTCAAGTAATGACCTTCAGGTGGCATCTGAAGATACCATCTACGACTTCTTGCTCAGATGGGCCCGTGCACAATACCCAAAATCAGAGGAGAGGCGTGAGATCTTGAGCTCTCGTCTGCTCCCTCTTGTGCGATTCAGCCACATGACCTGTAGGAAGCTGCGGAAGGTCCTAACATGCACTGATATAGACCATGAGCAAGCAACCAAGTGTGTCACCGAGGCACTTCTATACAAGGCTGATGCACCGCACCGGCAACGAGCTCTTGCAGCGGATGCAGTAACCTGTCGGAAATTTGCAGAGCGGGCTTACAAGTACAGACCTCTGAAAGTCGTTGAGTTTGATCGGCCCTACCCCCAGTGCATAGCATACTTGGATCTCAAGCGCGAGGAGTGCTCTCGACTGTTCCCTTCAGGCCGGATATACTCGCAAGCATTCCATCTCGCAGGGCAGGGCTTCTTCCTCTCAGCTCACTGTAATATGGAGCAGCAGAGCACGTTCTACTGCTTCGGCCTCTTCCTAGGGATGCAAGAGAAGGGCTCGATGAGCGTGACAGTAGACTACGAGTTTGCCGCGAGGACGAGACCCTCGGGTGAGTTCGTCAGCAAGTACAAGGGCAACTACACCTTCACCGGTGGGAAGGCGGTCGGGTACAGGAATCTCTTCGCTATCCCATGGCAGACGTTCATGGCTGATGACAGCCTCTTCTTCATCGACGGGATGCTGCATCTGAGAGCTGAGCTGACGATAAAGCAGCCCTAG